A window of Hymenobacter aerilatus contains these coding sequences:
- the kbl gene encoding glycine C-acetyltransferase, giving the protein MYATLQPDLEKQLQEIKDNGLYKKERVITSPQGAEIETREAGDVLNFCANNYLGLSSHPEVVKAAKEAIDTHGYGMSSVRFICGTQDIHKELEQKLAEFLGTEDTILYAAAFDANGGVFEPLFNEQDAIISDALNHASIIDGVRLCKAQRYRYQHNNMEDLEKQLQDAQAKGTRHRIIVTDGSFSMDGTIAQLDKICDLADKYEALVMIDECHSMGFLGKTGRGTHEYRDVMGRVDIITGTLGKALGGAMGGFTSGRKEIIDMLRQRSRPYLFSNTLAPAIVGASLRVLELLTESTQLRDQLEENTKYFREKMTEAGFDIRPGEHPIVPVMLYDAKLSQEFAAKMLEKGIYVVGFYYPVVPQGQARIRVQLSAAHTREHLDKAIAAFVEVGQELGTLKDRSAAAETTPGQVVTNTP; this is encoded by the coding sequence ATGTACGCTACCCTGCAACCCGACCTCGAAAAACAGCTTCAAGAAATCAAAGACAACGGCCTCTATAAAAAGGAGCGCGTGATTACCTCGCCTCAGGGCGCCGAAATTGAAACGCGAGAAGCAGGCGATGTGCTGAACTTCTGCGCTAATAACTACCTAGGCCTGTCGTCGCACCCCGAGGTGGTGAAGGCGGCCAAGGAGGCCATCGATACGCACGGCTATGGTATGTCGTCGGTGCGTTTCATTTGCGGCACGCAGGATATTCATAAGGAGCTAGAGCAGAAGCTAGCCGAGTTTTTGGGCACCGAAGACACCATTCTCTACGCCGCCGCTTTCGATGCTAATGGGGGCGTGTTTGAGCCGCTGTTCAATGAGCAAGACGCTATTATTTCCGACGCGCTCAACCACGCCAGCATCATCGACGGGGTGCGCCTGTGCAAGGCCCAGCGCTACCGCTACCAGCACAACAATATGGAGGACCTGGAAAAACAGCTCCAGGATGCTCAAGCCAAGGGCACGCGCCACCGCATCATCGTCACCGACGGCTCGTTCTCGATGGATGGCACCATTGCCCAACTTGATAAGATTTGCGACCTAGCCGATAAGTACGAGGCGCTGGTAATGATTGACGAGTGCCACTCGATGGGCTTCTTGGGCAAAACTGGCCGCGGCACCCACGAGTACCGCGACGTGATGGGCCGCGTGGACATTATCACCGGCACCCTGGGCAAAGCGCTAGGCGGCGCCATGGGTGGCTTCACCTCGGGCCGTAAAGAAATCATCGACATGCTGCGCCAGCGCAGCCGGCCCTACTTGTTCTCCAACACGCTGGCCCCAGCCATTGTGGGCGCCTCGCTGCGCGTACTGGAGCTACTCACCGAAAGCACCCAACTGCGTGATCAGCTGGAAGAAAACACTAAGTATTTCCGCGAGAAGATGACCGAAGCCGGCTTCGACATTCGGCCGGGTGAGCACCCCATCGTACCTGTGATGCTCTATGATGCCAAGCTGAGCCAGGAGTTTGCGGCTAAAATGTTGGAGAAAGGCATTTATGTGGTAGGGTTTTACTACCCCGTGGTGCCGCAGGGCCAGGCCCGCATTCGGGTGCAGCTCTCGGCCGCTCATACCCGCGAGCATTTGGATAAGGCTATTGCGGCTTTTGTGGAGGTAGGCCAGGAACTGGGCACGCTGAAAGACCGAAGCGCCGCCGCCGAAACCACGCCCGGCCAAGTGGTAACCAACACGCCGTAA
- the msrA gene encoding peptide-methionine (S)-S-oxide reductase MsrA produces MKLFQSFLLVLATVASTACAQQQQPANALKPAPLPKNTQGLAVATFAGGCFWSVQETFREVRGVRETLAGYAGGKAQNPTYEEVAGQGTGHAESVQVYYDPKQVSYQQLLDVFFLGAHNPTELNYQGPDRGPEYRSVAFYRTPQEKQQIEATVKKVNASHHYGSEPVVTQVVPIQKFWPAEGYHQGFYRENPNQGYIANVSRPKVEKFRKAFPNLLKADVATR; encoded by the coding sequence ATGAAACTCTTTCAATCATTTTTGCTGGTACTGGCCACTGTGGCCTCTACCGCCTGCGCGCAGCAACAACAGCCGGCCAACGCCCTGAAGCCTGCGCCCCTACCCAAAAACACGCAAGGATTGGCCGTGGCTACGTTTGCCGGCGGCTGCTTCTGGAGCGTACAGGAAACTTTTCGGGAGGTGCGCGGCGTGCGTGAAACCCTGGCAGGCTACGCCGGCGGCAAGGCGCAAAACCCTACCTACGAGGAAGTAGCCGGCCAGGGAACCGGCCACGCTGAGTCGGTGCAAGTGTACTATGACCCCAAGCAGGTGAGCTACCAGCAGCTACTTGATGTGTTTTTCTTGGGGGCCCATAATCCCACTGAGCTAAACTACCAAGGGCCCGACCGCGGCCCGGAGTACCGCTCGGTGGCCTTCTACCGCACGCCTCAAGAAAAGCAGCAGATTGAAGCCACAGTTAAGAAAGTTAACGCCTCACACCATTACGGCAGCGAGCCGGTAGTAACGCAGGTAGTACCCATCCAGAAGTTCTGGCCCGCCGAGGGCTACCACCAGGGCTTCTACCGCGAAAACCCCAACCAAGGCTACATTGCCAACGTGTCGCGGCCTAAGGTAGAGAAGTTTCGCAAGGCCTTCCCCAACCTGTTGAAAGCCGACGTGGCGACCCGCTAG
- a CDS encoding patatin-like phospholipase family protein: MLRCLAVLFLLLLARPLLAQPTAPYRNLVMEGGGICGIAYGGALQVLEEQGVLAGIRRVGGTSAGAIQAALLAVGYSPQQIIDIIDRTPVQRLNDGRFIFFGGSNRLLKQYGWYRGDQFTEYLSELVGQQTQQPNLTLGQLHQLALAQPTRYRDLYTTGTNLTTQRVQVFSYETNPDLRVADAVRISMSIPLYFRAVLLDMQGHVVTRPAKGQPVHVLVDGGLLANYPIDLFDAPRYQPVGTSATAVPTPNPETLGLRLDRAEQIALDTLPSGRQQLAPYPIQNFGSYMGALYSLSIENLNPAQPQDWPRTVSIGTAGFNPKIKRMTAAQKQQLVQSGRDGATAFFGRTRASR, from the coding sequence ATGCTGCGCTGCCTTGCTGTTCTGTTTCTGCTACTGCTTGCTCGCCCGCTGCTGGCGCAACCAACTGCTCCCTACCGCAACCTCGTGATGGAGGGCGGCGGCATCTGTGGCATTGCCTACGGTGGCGCCTTGCAGGTGCTGGAAGAGCAGGGCGTGCTGGCGGGCATCCGGCGGGTAGGGGGCACGTCGGCGGGGGCCATACAGGCGGCGCTGTTGGCTGTGGGCTACTCACCCCAGCAGATTATCGACATCATCGACCGCACGCCTGTGCAACGCCTCAACGATGGGCGCTTTATCTTCTTTGGGGGTAGCAACCGCCTGCTGAAGCAGTACGGCTGGTACCGCGGCGACCAGTTCACGGAGTACCTCAGCGAGTTGGTAGGCCAGCAAACCCAGCAACCCAATCTCACCTTAGGCCAACTCCACCAGCTGGCCCTGGCCCAGCCTACCCGCTACCGCGACCTGTACACCACGGGCACCAATCTCACCACCCAGCGCGTGCAGGTGTTCAGCTATGAAACTAACCCCGACCTGCGCGTAGCCGACGCCGTGCGTATCAGCATGAGCATTCCGCTGTACTTCCGGGCGGTGCTGCTGGATATGCAAGGCCACGTGGTGACGCGCCCCGCCAAAGGGCAGCCGGTGCACGTGCTGGTAGATGGCGGCCTGCTGGCCAACTACCCCATCGACCTGTTCGATGCCCCACGCTACCAGCCCGTCGGCACCAGCGCTACCGCAGTCCCTACCCCCAATCCCGAAACCCTGGGCCTGCGCCTCGACCGTGCCGAACAGATTGCGCTGGATACGCTGCCCAGCGGCCGGCAGCAACTGGCCCCCTACCCCATCCAGAACTTCGGCTCCTACATGGGGGCACTCTATTCGCTGTCGATTGAAAACCTGAACCCGGCCCAGCCGCAGGACTGGCCCCGCACGGTAAGCATTGGCACAGCCGGCTTCAACCCCAAAATCAAGCGCATGACGGCAGCGCAGAAGCAGCAATTGGTGCAAAGTGGTCGGGATGGTGCTACGGCATTTTTTGGCCGAACCAGGGCCAGTCGCTGA
- a CDS encoding NAD-dependent epimerase/dehydratase family protein: MATTPAEPATILVIGACGQLGLELTEALRQRYGAAQVIAADVRPPQQPELLQGGPFELLDVLDRARLFTLVQQYRPRQIYHLVAMLSATAEKHPQLAWKLNMDGLLNVLDAAVEHQVAQVYWPSSIAVFGPDTPRDNTPQLTVMNPNTVYGISKLAGEQWCEWYHKKYGLDVRSLRYPGLIGYKSLPGGGTTDYAVDIYHKAVAGENFECFLQEDTELPMMYMPDALRATLDLMHAPAEQIKVRSSYNLSGMSFSPQEIAASIRRHVPDFAVSYRPDQRQQIADSWPNSIDDAQARQDWGWQPEFDLDKMTADMLAHLAVSV; this comes from the coding sequence ATGGCTACCACCCCCGCCGAACCTGCTACTATTCTCGTTATTGGCGCTTGCGGCCAACTAGGTCTGGAACTCACTGAGGCGCTACGCCAGCGTTACGGCGCGGCCCAGGTAATAGCCGCCGACGTGCGCCCGCCCCAGCAGCCGGAGTTGTTGCAGGGTGGCCCGTTTGAGCTGCTGGATGTGCTGGACCGCGCCCGGCTATTTACCCTGGTGCAGCAGTACCGCCCGCGCCAGATCTATCACTTGGTAGCCATGCTCTCGGCCACCGCCGAAAAGCACCCGCAGCTGGCCTGGAAGCTGAATATGGATGGTTTGCTGAACGTGCTGGATGCGGCCGTAGAGCACCAGGTAGCCCAGGTGTACTGGCCCAGCAGCATTGCCGTGTTTGGTCCCGATACCCCCCGCGACAACACGCCCCAGCTCACTGTGATGAACCCCAACACGGTGTACGGCATCAGCAAGCTGGCCGGCGAGCAGTGGTGTGAGTGGTACCACAAGAAGTATGGTCTTGATGTGCGCAGCCTGCGCTACCCTGGCCTCATCGGTTATAAGAGCCTGCCCGGCGGCGGCACCACCGACTACGCCGTGGACATCTACCACAAAGCCGTGGCCGGCGAAAACTTCGAGTGCTTTCTGCAGGAAGACACCGAGCTGCCCATGATGTACATGCCCGACGCTCTGCGCGCTACCCTAGACCTGATGCACGCTCCCGCCGAGCAAATCAAGGTGCGTTCTAGCTATAACCTGAGCGGAATGAGCTTTTCTCCCCAGGAAATTGCGGCCAGCATCCGGCGCCACGTACCCGACTTCGCGGTTTCCTACCGCCCCGACCAGCGCCAGCAGATTGCCGACTCCTGGCCCAACAGTATCGACGACGCCCAGGCCCGCCAGGACTGGGGCTGGCAGCCAGAATTCGACCTAGACAAGATGACGGCCGATATGCTGGCCCACCTGGCCGTGAGCGTGTAG
- a CDS encoding DUF3891 family protein, giving the protein MIVNPTPTGWQIIYQQAHALLAAQLAWQWPPFLPTDRWVGLLAATAQHDDEQQRWRGHYGLTAAGAPADFTQKEFSLEQAEGVMRAARFQGQWRSLLTSLHLSFLYEPQRGENTQQDAFLDEQQAQQKQWRRALHVTKAEAQRAYALLQWCDRLSLILCRQELPERGRTLEISEGPDGKQYTVQQPTPGGSVLVSPWPFAAAEFDVTVEASQLHQLQFQDDAALTAALHAAPIETLQWKLQRAK; this is encoded by the coding sequence ATGATTGTCAATCCTACCCCCACCGGCTGGCAAATTATTTACCAACAAGCCCACGCCCTGCTGGCCGCGCAGCTGGCCTGGCAGTGGCCGCCCTTCCTCCCTACCGACCGTTGGGTAGGGCTGCTGGCCGCCACCGCTCAGCACGACGACGAGCAGCAGCGCTGGCGCGGCCACTATGGCCTCACTGCCGCTGGCGCCCCCGCCGACTTCACGCAGAAGGAATTTTCTCTGGAGCAGGCCGAGGGTGTAATGCGGGCAGCCCGCTTTCAGGGGCAATGGCGCAGCCTGCTGACCAGCCTGCACCTAAGCTTTTTGTACGAGCCACAACGGGGAGAAAACACGCAGCAGGATGCGTTTCTAGACGAGCAGCAAGCCCAACAAAAGCAGTGGCGCCGCGCCCTGCACGTGACTAAAGCTGAGGCCCAGCGCGCCTACGCGCTGCTGCAATGGTGCGACCGTCTCTCCCTGATTCTGTGCCGGCAAGAGCTGCCCGAACGAGGCCGCACGCTCGAAATCAGTGAGGGGCCGGATGGGAAGCAATACACCGTGCAGCAGCCTACCCCCGGTGGGTCAGTGCTGGTGTCGCCTTGGCCTTTTGCGGCCGCAGAATTCGACGTGACGGTGGAGGCGAGTCAGCTACATCAGCTGCAATTTCAGGACGATGCAGCGCTGACAGCTGCCCTACATGCAGCCCCCATTGAAACGCTACAGTGGAAGCTTCAACGGGCTAAATAA
- a CDS encoding YihY/virulence factor BrkB family protein — MATRYTAANLGSILKCTASNFIENNSLRLAGALAYNAIFSLPPLLLIIITAAGTFFGQEAVTGKLFSQIDGLVGAKAAASIQDSIRTFNQQKQGGISAIIGVGTLIFAATTFFVTLQESINSIWNVKAKPDTTAGSAWNFVRDRLLSFGLILSVALLLLMSFVISALLEFFTDYLAQVLPGITVVLIRIIDLVISLSVTTVLFAMIYRYLPDAYIRWRDVRVGAFITAVLFIVGKYLISFYLSNFDPGSAYGAAGSVIVLLVWIYYSSLIIFFGAEFTQEYAAAYGQAVQPKEHAVRIETREVPFHKTEASVENGRPEPEGTWRDKKRNK, encoded by the coding sequence ATGGCAACTCGGTATACTGCTGCTAATCTGGGTTCTATCCTCAAATGCACCGCCAGTAATTTTATTGAAAACAACTCCCTTCGTCTGGCCGGCGCCCTAGCCTATAACGCTATTTTCTCGCTGCCGCCGTTGCTGCTTATCATCATCACAGCGGCCGGTACTTTCTTTGGGCAAGAGGCCGTCACGGGCAAGCTATTCTCCCAGATAGACGGTTTGGTAGGTGCAAAAGCTGCTGCCTCTATTCAAGATTCCATTCGCACCTTCAACCAACAGAAGCAAGGGGGGATATCGGCTATAATTGGGGTAGGCACACTGATTTTTGCGGCCACTACGTTTTTCGTTACGCTGCAAGAAAGCATCAACAGCATTTGGAACGTGAAGGCCAAGCCCGACACAACGGCCGGTAGTGCCTGGAACTTCGTGCGCGACCGGCTATTGTCGTTTGGCCTGATTTTGAGTGTAGCACTTCTGTTGCTTATGTCATTTGTTATCAGTGCGTTGCTTGAGTTTTTTACGGATTACCTGGCGCAAGTTCTACCTGGTATTACGGTTGTGCTAATCAGAATTATTGACCTAGTAATATCTCTGAGCGTAACCACTGTGCTATTTGCTATGATCTACCGCTACCTACCCGACGCGTACATCCGCTGGCGCGATGTGCGCGTCGGTGCCTTCATCACTGCGGTGCTATTTATTGTGGGTAAATATCTGATATCCTTTTATCTATCCAACTTTGACCCTGGCTCGGCCTACGGCGCGGCAGGTTCTGTTATTGTACTGCTGGTCTGGATATATTACTCCTCTCTCATCATTTTCTTCGGCGCCGAGTTCACCCAAGAATACGCTGCTGCTTATGGGCAAGCCGTGCAGCCAAAAGAACATGCGGTGCGCATTGAAACCCGCGAGGTGCCTTTCCACAAAACCGAAGCAAGTGTGGAAAACGGCCGACCTGAACCCGAAGGCACTTGGCGGGATAAAAAACGAAATAAGTAG
- the rlmN gene encoding 23S rRNA (adenine(2503)-C(2))-methyltransferase RlmN: MIELPVISKRDIRKLSPDELKTFMVEHGEKPFRAKQVTEWLWKNTAGSFEEMNNISLATRELLARHFVINGVQVQNKQLSNDGTIKSAFRLYDGNVVEGVLIPHDTRMTACISSQVGCSLTCKFCATGYMDRKRNLDAAEIYDQVVRIREQCEAQYGTPLTNIVYMGMGEPLLNYANVVESVRRITAPDGLNMAPRRITISTAGIAKMIKKLADDDVKANLALSLHAPNDAKRNEIMPINEANSLAALKDALQYYHQKTGRKVTYEYIVFESFNDTLQDAEELFQISKWLPCKVNLIEYNPIENADYINTADDKLVAFHKYLADRGVQTNVRRSRGKDIDAACGQLAVKEKAEAAA, translated from the coding sequence ATGATAGAGCTGCCCGTAATTTCCAAGCGCGATATTCGCAAACTCTCCCCCGACGAGCTGAAAACCTTTATGGTCGAGCACGGCGAAAAGCCTTTTCGCGCCAAGCAGGTGACGGAGTGGCTGTGGAAAAACACGGCCGGCTCCTTCGAGGAGATGAACAATATCTCCCTGGCTACCCGCGAGTTGCTGGCCCGGCACTTCGTCATCAATGGGGTGCAGGTGCAGAACAAGCAGCTCAGCAACGACGGCACCATCAAGTCGGCCTTCCGGCTCTACGATGGCAACGTGGTAGAGGGCGTGCTCATCCCCCACGACACACGCATGACAGCCTGCATCTCATCGCAGGTAGGCTGCTCACTCACGTGCAAGTTTTGCGCTACGGGCTACATGGACCGCAAACGCAACCTCGACGCCGCCGAAATCTACGACCAGGTAGTGCGCATCCGGGAGCAGTGCGAGGCGCAGTACGGCACGCCGCTTACCAACATTGTATATATGGGCATGGGCGAGCCGCTGCTGAACTACGCCAACGTGGTGGAAAGCGTGCGCCGCATCACCGCCCCCGATGGCCTGAACATGGCGCCGCGCCGCATCACCATCAGCACAGCGGGCATTGCCAAGATGATCAAGAAGCTGGCCGACGACGACGTGAAGGCCAACCTGGCTCTGTCGCTGCACGCGCCCAACGATGCCAAGCGCAACGAAATCATGCCCATCAACGAGGCCAACTCGCTGGCGGCCCTGAAGGATGCGTTGCAGTACTACCACCAGAAAACCGGCCGCAAAGTTACCTACGAGTACATCGTGTTCGAGAGCTTCAACGACACGCTGCAAGATGCCGAGGAGCTGTTCCAGATTTCGAAGTGGCTGCCCTGCAAGGTAAACCTGATTGAGTACAACCCCATCGAAAACGCCGACTACATCAACACGGCCGACGACAAGCTGGTAGCTTTCCACAAGTACCTCGCCGACCGTGGCGTGCAAACCAACGTGCGCCGGAGCCGCGGCAAAGACATAGACGCCGCCTGCGGACAGCTGGCCGTGAAGGAAAAAGCCGAGGCAGCTGCGTAG
- the thiS gene encoding sulfur carrier protein ThiS translates to MLLYVNNKPHEARLPTPTLADTLLELQLAEQRGIAVAVNDAVVPRTEWPSHQLHAQDRITVIRATQGG, encoded by the coding sequence ATGCTTCTCTATGTCAACAATAAACCACACGAAGCCCGCCTCCCTACCCCCACGCTGGCCGATACCCTCCTTGAGCTGCAGCTCGCCGAGCAGCGCGGCATTGCCGTGGCCGTGAACGACGCCGTGGTGCCCCGCACCGAATGGCCCAGCCACCAACTGCACGCCCAGGACCGCATTACGGTCATCCGCGCCACGCAGGGCGGGTAG
- the thiC gene encoding phosphomethylpyrimidine synthase ThiC, whose product MKKQDQAPQQTLVERQPLTGSRKLYVPGQLYPGIRVAMREIMLSDTKRQFDFTNPTEQNPPVTVYDTSGPYTDPNVEIDLKKGLPRLREEWILGREDVKTLPGTSSEYGQQRAADPTLDHLRFEHIRPPLRAKAGRNVSQMHYARQGIITPEMEYIAIRENQRIDQLAADDALRVQHPGHSFGANTPQGHITPEFVRQEVAAGRAVIPCNINHPESEPMIIGRNFLVKINTNIGNSAVTSSIEEEVDKAVWSCRWGGDTLMDLSTGKNIHETREWIIRNCPVPVGTVPIYQALEKVNGKAEDLTWELFRDTLIEQAEQGVDYFTIHAGVRLPYIPMTAKRVTGIVSRGGSIMAKWCLAHHKESFLYTHFEEICEIMKAYDVAFSLGDGLRPGSIADANDAAQFAELETLGELTKIAWKHDVQVMIEGPGHVPMHLIKENMDKQLKECHEAPFYTLGPLTTDIAPGYDHITSAIGAAMIGWFGTAMLCYVTPKEHLGLPNKQDVKDGVIAYKIAAHAADLAKGHPGAQYRDNALSKARFEFRWEDQFNLSLDPDTAREYHDETLPADGAKVAHFCSMCGPHFCSMKITQEVRDFAAKQDMTAAEALTKGMVEKSREFVEKGSEIYL is encoded by the coding sequence ATGAAAAAACAAGACCAGGCACCCCAGCAGACGCTGGTGGAGCGCCAGCCGCTTACCGGCTCGCGCAAACTCTACGTTCCCGGCCAGCTCTACCCTGGTATTCGGGTGGCGATGCGCGAAATCATGCTGAGCGATACCAAGCGCCAGTTCGATTTCACGAATCCCACGGAGCAAAACCCGCCCGTGACGGTGTACGACACCAGCGGCCCCTACACCGACCCCAACGTGGAAATCGACCTGAAAAAAGGGCTGCCGCGCCTGCGCGAAGAGTGGATTTTGGGTAGGGAAGACGTGAAAACGCTACCCGGCACCTCGTCGGAATACGGGCAGCAGCGCGCCGCCGACCCCACGCTGGATCACCTGCGCTTTGAGCACATCCGGCCGCCGTTGCGCGCCAAGGCTGGCCGCAACGTGTCGCAGATGCACTACGCGCGGCAAGGCATCATCACGCCCGAGATGGAGTACATCGCCATTCGGGAAAACCAGCGCATCGACCAACTAGCCGCCGATGATGCACTACGGGTGCAGCACCCCGGCCATAGCTTCGGGGCCAATACGCCGCAGGGCCACATCACGCCGGAGTTTGTGCGCCAGGAGGTAGCGGCGGGTAGGGCCGTGATTCCCTGTAACATCAACCACCCCGAGAGTGAACCGATGATTATCGGGCGCAACTTTCTGGTGAAAATCAACACCAACATCGGCAACTCGGCTGTGACTTCGAGCATTGAGGAAGAGGTAGATAAGGCCGTATGGAGCTGCCGCTGGGGCGGCGATACGCTGATGGACCTGAGCACGGGCAAGAACATCCACGAAACCCGCGAGTGGATTATTCGCAACTGCCCAGTGCCAGTGGGCACGGTGCCGATTTACCAGGCCCTGGAAAAGGTGAACGGCAAGGCCGAAGACCTGACCTGGGAGCTGTTCCGCGATACGCTCATCGAGCAGGCCGAGCAGGGCGTGGATTACTTCACCATTCACGCTGGCGTGCGCCTACCCTACATTCCCATGACAGCCAAGCGCGTAACGGGTATTGTGTCGCGCGGCGGCTCTATTATGGCGAAGTGGTGCTTGGCCCACCATAAAGAAAGCTTCCTGTACACGCATTTTGAGGAAATCTGCGAAATCATGAAGGCCTACGATGTGGCCTTCTCGCTGGGTGACGGTCTGCGCCCCGGCTCCATTGCCGATGCCAACGACGCGGCGCAGTTTGCGGAGCTGGAAACCCTGGGCGAGCTGACTAAGATTGCCTGGAAGCATGATGTGCAGGTGATGATAGAAGGCCCCGGCCACGTGCCCATGCACCTGATCAAGGAGAACATGGACAAGCAGCTGAAGGAGTGCCACGAGGCGCCTTTCTACACCCTTGGCCCGCTGACTACCGACATTGCCCCCGGCTACGACCACATTACCTCGGCCATTGGGGCGGCCATGATTGGTTGGTTCGGTACGGCCATGCTGTGCTACGTGACGCCCAAGGAACATCTGGGCCTACCCAACAAGCAGGACGTGAAGGACGGCGTGATTGCCTACAAAATAGCCGCCCACGCCGCCGACCTCGCCAAGGGTCACCCGGGAGCCCAATATCGCGACAACGCCCTGAGCAAGGCGCGCTTCGAGTTCCGCTGGGAAGACCAGTTCAACCTGAGCCTCGACCCCGATACCGCCCGCGAGTACCACGACGAAACCCTACCCGCCGACGGCGCCAAGGTGGCGCACTTCTGCTCGATGTGCGGCCCACATTTCTGCTCGATGAAAATCACCCAGGAAGTCCGCGACTTCGCCGCCAAGCAAGATATGACCGCCGCTGAGGCCCTGACGAAAGGCATGGTGGAAAAGTCGCGGGAGTTCGTGGAAAAGGGGAGTGAGATTTACTTGTAA
- a CDS encoding hydroxymethylpyrimidine/phosphomethylpyrimidine kinase, producing the protein MPQLPRPYVLSLAGFDPSGGAGLLADCKTFEQRGVYGFGVCTALTVQSDVQFKRVRWVPLIDLQEQSKLLFERFQINWAKIGLVESLTELPQLLQWLRAQNPHIGVVWDPVLKASAGYNFHTGPAPELVAQLCTGLALLTPNQPEMLRLWPAASAEAAAAAVSTWCPVLLKGGHAEGEEAVDVLYQQGQVVAEFSGPRLPHGEKHGSGCVLSAAIVAGLARGESLVEACGSGKAYTARVLASNETLLGYHFQNQDYANQ; encoded by the coding sequence ATGCCTCAACTACCTCGTCCCTACGTTCTTAGTCTCGCCGGTTTCGACCCGAGCGGCGGGGCTGGCTTGCTGGCCGACTGCAAGACCTTTGAGCAGCGCGGCGTGTATGGCTTCGGCGTGTGCACGGCCCTCACGGTGCAGAGCGACGTACAATTCAAGCGTGTGCGTTGGGTGCCATTGATAGATCTGCAGGAGCAAAGCAAGCTACTGTTCGAGCGGTTTCAAATCAATTGGGCCAAAATCGGGCTGGTGGAAAGCCTCACCGAGCTGCCACAGCTGCTGCAGTGGCTGCGGGCGCAGAATCCGCACATCGGCGTTGTGTGGGACCCAGTGCTGAAGGCCAGCGCCGGCTACAATTTTCACACCGGGCCCGCGCCGGAACTGGTGGCGCAGCTGTGTACCGGCTTGGCCCTGCTCACGCCCAACCAGCCCGAAATGCTGCGCCTGTGGCCGGCTGCTTCGGCCGAAGCAGCGGCAGCGGCAGTTAGTACCTGGTGTCCGGTGCTGCTGAAAGGCGGCCACGCCGAGGGCGAGGAGGCCGTGGACGTGCTGTACCAACAGGGGCAGGTAGTGGCCGAGTTTTCGGGGCCGCGCCTACCCCATGGCGAGAAGCACGGCAGCGGCTGCGTGTTGTCGGCGGCTATTGTGGCGGGGCTGGCACGGGGCGAGTCGTTGGTGGAGGCCTGTGGATCGGGCAAGGCGTACACGGCGCGTGTGCTGGCCAGCAACGAGACGTTGCTGGGGTATCATTTTCAGAATCAAGACTATGCAAATCAGTAA
- a CDS encoding thiamine phosphate synthase encodes MQISNLHYITTSPEQAERACAGGVRWVQLRVKNTPYPEWKQLALATQAVCRHYGATFILNDNPQLALEIGADGVHLGKQDMPAAEARTLLGPDFIIGGTANTFADIEGLVAVGVDYIGLGPFRFTTTKEKLSPILGLEGYKTLLTQHRAAGFTTPIIGIGGITLADVGPLLATGLHGVAVSGAITAAADPAAAAAQFLESLTTLVSAL; translated from the coding sequence ATGCAAATCAGTAACCTTCACTATATCACGACTTCCCCTGAGCAGGCCGAGCGGGCCTGCGCTGGGGGGGTGCGCTGGGTGCAGTTGCGCGTGAAGAACACGCCCTACCCCGAATGGAAGCAGCTGGCGCTGGCTACACAGGCCGTTTGTCGTCACTACGGTGCCACGTTCATCCTCAACGACAACCCGCAACTGGCGCTGGAAATTGGCGCCGACGGTGTGCACCTAGGCAAGCAGGATATGCCGGCCGCCGAGGCGCGTACGCTACTCGGTCCGGATTTCATCATCGGTGGCACGGCTAACACGTTTGCCGATATTGAAGGCCTAGTGGCGGTCGGGGTTGATTACATTGGTTTGGGGCCGTTCCGTTTCACGACTACCAAGGAAAAGCTGAGCCCGATTCTAGGACTAGAAGGCTACAAGACGCTGCTGACTCAGCACCGTGCCGCGGGATTTACTACCCCTATCATCGGCATTGGCGGCATCACATTGGCCGATGTAGGGCCGCTGCTGGCCACTGGCCTGCACGGTGTGGCGGTGTCGGGCGCTATTACGGCTGCGGCCGACCCTGCGGCCGCGGCGGCCCAATTCCTCGAATCGTTGACTACTCTTGTTTCTGCCCTATGA